The genomic segment CACCCAGCAGCTTTCGGACTCCGCCCAAGAAATGAAAAATCTGGCGGATGAAAACTTTACCAAGAGCCAGGAAGTGTCCGGCGCCGCGGAAGTGGCCACGGGTAATGTGAACGCCGTGGCCAGCGCGGTTGAGGAACTGTCCAGCTCCATCAACGAAATCACCAATCAGGTACAGGCGTCCTCCGCGGCTACCAAGGAAGCCGTGTCGGGGTCGATTACGGCCGGGGAAGCGGTTAAGGGACTTGAAAATTCAGCCAACCAGATTGACCGGGTTGTGGAACTGATCCGGACGATTGCAGGTCAGACTAATCTGCTGGCGCTGAACGCCACCATCGAAGCGGCCCGTGCCGGAGAGGCCGGAAAGGGCTTTGCCGTGGTGGCGTCGGAAGTGAAAAATCTGGCCAATGAAACCTCCAACGCGACGGATGATATTGTGGCGCAGGTGGAAAACATCCAGAAGGCGATCAAGCACACCGTCGAGACCATTGAGGACATCAGCGCAAAAATCAATGAAGTGGATAATTATTCCGCCGCTATTTCCGCCACCCTGACCCAGCAGAATGCGGCCACTATGGAAATCTCCCGAAATATCCAGGAAGCGGCCAGTGGAACCACGCTGACGGCGGAAAAAATCACGGATATTAGCGCCTCATCGCGCAGCACCAGCGATATGGCGTCTGAGGTGAGTACGGCTATTGAAAATGTCTCCCATCAGATTGTCACCATGAAACAGGAGGTGGAGGATTTCTTGGCCTTTGTGCGAAACAAGGACTGAGTGTCGATCTGGGGTGATGTGAAAATATCCTCTTTAGAGTGAATTGTGCATAGGTTGGCTCAATTCTGTAAAGCCCCTCCCGCTCGACGGGAAGGGCTTTGTTTTACAGGACAGGGGTTTCCGATCAGGTCAGGGAACAAAGACCCCGGAGGGGGGCGGCGTTTTGCAGATCCGGCAGCTGGTCTGATTATTGGCTTGGCATGGCACTATTCGCGCCGTGAAAGGGTCTCTTGATCAGGAGCCGATCCGGATGTAAAAAATGGATTGGCTCTTTTCTGTTTCGGCATGCTATAGTCCGTGGCGGAATCGGATATAACTGATAATCTAGGGTTTATTTACCGGTTGGACTTTCCCGATTTTTTGGCGGGGAAAAGATCGCCGGTACTGACAAAACGGATCAAGT from the Luteithermobacter gelatinilyticus genome contains:
- a CDS encoding methyl-accepting chemotaxis protein, giving the protein MALFSLKTKKIVPETRHNKEDARLLSAGGQTSAEQEKCVEYEKALQMIRETLEAVMTGDMERRIINIDSYDDNVVRTFNALNAVLDITDAFIRESTAMLEHACDKKYYRRFVERGMMGSFLNGAKTLNKTRLRMQQMEQEAWQKTLDLSNNFENKISSVVLGLSSATQQLSDSAQEMKNLADENFTKSQEVSGAAEVATGNVNAVASAVEELSSSINEITNQVQASSAATKEAVSGSITAGEAVKGLENSANQIDRVVELIRTIAGQTNLLALNATIEAARAGEAGKGFAVVASEVKNLANETSNATDDIVAQVENIQKAIKHTVETIEDISAKINEVDNYSAAISATLTQQNAATMEISRNIQEAASGTTLTAEKITDISASSRSTSDMASEVSTAIENVSHQIVTMKQEVEDFLAFVRNKD